One window of the Rhodococcus sovatensis genome contains the following:
- a CDS encoding enoyl-CoA hydratase/isomerase family protein, translated as MAEFVTLEVSDGIGTIRLDRPPMNALNRQVQEEIRAAARAATVDSAVRAVIVYGGEKVFAAGADIKEMVELTPAQMTDIIGDLQSALGSLAGIPKPVVAAITGYALGGGLEVALGADRRIAGDNAKLGVPEVLLGVIPGGGGTQRLARLVGPSKAKDMVFTGRFVGAEEALRIGLVDEVVAPDEVYNAARKWASQFTTGASRALAAAKASIDQGLDADLGTGLKIEAQQFAALFATKDRTIGMESFIANGPGKAEFVGE; from the coding sequence ATGGCTGAGTTCGTGACTCTCGAGGTATCAGACGGCATCGGCACGATCCGGTTGGACCGTCCTCCGATGAATGCGTTGAACCGTCAGGTCCAGGAGGAGATTCGTGCCGCTGCGCGCGCGGCGACCGTCGATTCCGCCGTCCGAGCGGTCATCGTCTACGGCGGGGAGAAAGTCTTCGCAGCGGGAGCGGACATCAAGGAAATGGTCGAGCTGACGCCGGCTCAGATGACCGACATCATCGGTGATCTCCAGTCCGCGCTCGGTTCGTTGGCAGGCATACCGAAGCCGGTCGTCGCCGCGATCACCGGATACGCACTCGGCGGCGGGCTCGAAGTGGCGTTGGGTGCAGATCGGCGCATCGCCGGGGACAACGCGAAGCTCGGGGTGCCCGAGGTGCTGTTGGGCGTCATTCCGGGCGGAGGTGGTACCCAGCGCCTCGCGCGATTGGTGGGTCCGAGCAAGGCCAAGGACATGGTGTTCACCGGCCGATTCGTCGGTGCCGAGGAGGCCCTGCGCATCGGACTGGTCGACGAGGTGGTCGCTCCCGACGAGGTGTACAACGCGGCACGGAAGTGGGCGTCGCAGTTCACTACGGGCGCCTCGCGGGCGCTCGCCGCCGCGAAGGCGTCGATCGATCAGGGGCTCGACGCCGACCTGGGCACTGGCCTCAAGATCGAAGCTCAGCAGTTCGCCGCGTTGTTCGCCACGAAAGATCGCACCATCGGTATGGAATCGTTCATCGCCAACGGACCGGGCAAGGCCGAGTTCGTCGGGGAATGA
- the glgX gene encoding glycogen debranching protein GlgX, producing MSSNSHHTARQTVSHPARADFPAPGSAFPLGATATKGGTQFAVHSPDAEGVEICLVDDDGSERRVELRSRTFGIWHGFVPGVEPGERYGIRAHGPWDPSNGRRFNAHKILLDPAARQITGRLGTATALLPYDDEPFGQASKVDSLGHMPLSVVTSAPTGRLLHRPAVPWDRTVLYELHVGAYTARHPGVPISHRGTYLGLTAPAVLEHLTRLGVTTVELLPVQAMLTESDVRARGMRNHWGYSTGAYFAPDPRFASVPGNEISEFKVMVDALHSVGIEIVLDVVYNHTCESSVAGPSISWRGLDAPGYYLLDGRGYDVDLTGCGNTLDSASPAVVRMVCDSLRYWAEEMGVDGFRFDLASTLGRPGGWRFDSRAPLLTAITTDPVLSSRKLIAEPWDATGAGYEVGGFGSMWSEWNDRYRDTVRRFWSGQSGVRELASRLAGSEDIYGGGVRKPWASVNFVTAHDGFTVHDLVSYSHKHNEANGEENRDGTDNNLSSNHGVEGPTTDPSILSARARHARALLATLTLSTGTPMLLGGDELGHTQFGNNNAYCVPTDAAAADSWAIEWSDIDTDLVAFVTRLLRIRRSAPSLRQQEFFIGRDTLTGRPDLVWFDAFGHEMSTESWNDDSVRTMQAWVDGGDVRSYFPDGVPVDDASSLLIVHSGGPTEVSLACPSWAATRFVPVFDSSSADGVPADSSPIEAGSSIALSGATVLVLRSDGK from the coding sequence GTGTCGTCCAATTCTCATCACACTGCGCGTCAGACAGTCAGCCACCCTGCCCGCGCGGACTTCCCTGCCCCGGGATCAGCGTTCCCCCTCGGGGCGACCGCCACCAAAGGTGGTACGCAATTCGCAGTCCACTCCCCCGACGCCGAAGGTGTCGAGATCTGCCTCGTCGACGACGACGGCAGCGAGCGGCGCGTCGAACTGCGCAGTCGAACCTTCGGAATCTGGCACGGATTCGTCCCCGGCGTCGAGCCTGGAGAGCGGTACGGGATCCGAGCGCACGGCCCGTGGGATCCATCGAACGGACGTCGTTTCAACGCGCACAAGATTCTGCTGGATCCGGCCGCTCGGCAGATCACCGGGCGTCTCGGGACCGCCACCGCGCTCCTGCCCTACGACGACGAGCCATTCGGCCAGGCAAGCAAGGTCGACTCGCTCGGCCACATGCCGCTGTCCGTGGTCACCTCGGCGCCTACCGGTCGACTGCTCCACCGACCGGCAGTGCCGTGGGATCGAACCGTTCTGTACGAGCTGCACGTGGGCGCGTACACGGCCCGGCACCCCGGTGTGCCGATCAGCCATCGTGGCACCTATCTCGGCCTGACGGCACCAGCGGTGCTGGAACATCTCACTCGGCTGGGCGTGACGACCGTGGAACTCCTGCCGGTACAGGCGATGCTGACCGAATCGGACGTACGTGCTCGCGGGATGCGCAATCACTGGGGCTATTCGACCGGTGCCTACTTCGCGCCGGATCCTCGGTTCGCCTCGGTTCCGGGCAACGAGATCTCCGAATTCAAGGTGATGGTCGACGCACTGCATTCGGTCGGAATCGAAATCGTCCTCGACGTTGTCTACAACCACACGTGCGAGTCGTCCGTTGCCGGGCCGTCGATCAGTTGGCGCGGGCTCGACGCACCCGGGTACTACTTGCTCGACGGCCGCGGGTACGACGTCGACCTCACCGGCTGCGGAAACACGCTGGACTCGGCGTCACCTGCCGTCGTACGCATGGTGTGCGACAGCCTCCGATACTGGGCCGAGGAGATGGGCGTCGACGGATTCCGATTCGACCTCGCCAGCACCCTTGGCCGACCAGGTGGATGGCGATTCGATTCTCGCGCTCCGCTTCTCACTGCCATCACCACCGATCCGGTCCTGTCGAGTCGAAAGTTGATCGCCGAGCCGTGGGATGCCACCGGAGCCGGCTACGAGGTGGGTGGATTCGGCAGCATGTGGTCGGAATGGAACGACCGATACCGTGACACCGTACGTCGGTTCTGGTCCGGGCAATCCGGCGTCAGGGAACTCGCGTCGAGGCTTGCCGGCTCGGAGGACATCTACGGCGGTGGCGTCCGAAAGCCATGGGCATCGGTCAATTTCGTCACCGCACACGACGGTTTCACCGTCCACGATCTGGTGTCGTACTCGCACAAGCACAACGAGGCGAACGGCGAGGAGAACCGAGACGGCACCGACAACAATCTGTCCAGCAATCATGGGGTCGAGGGCCCGACCACCGATCCATCGATCCTCTCTGCGCGTGCTCGCCACGCACGTGCACTGCTTGCGACGCTCACCCTGTCGACCGGCACGCCGATGCTTCTCGGCGGAGACGAATTGGGACACACTCAATTCGGCAACAACAATGCCTACTGCGTTCCCACCGACGCCGCTGCCGCCGACTCGTGGGCGATCGAGTGGTCGGACATCGACACCGACCTGGTCGCGTTCGTCACACGGTTGCTGCGCATCCGACGCAGCGCGCCTTCACTCCGCCAACAGGAATTCTTCATCGGTCGCGACACCCTGACCGGCAGGCCGGATCTCGTGTGGTTCGATGCGTTCGGGCACGAGATGAGTACGGAATCCTGGAACGACGACTCCGTGCGAACGATGCAGGCATGGGTGGACGGTGGCGACGTCCGCTCCTACTTTCCTGACGGCGTGCCCGTGGACGACGCCAGTTCGTTGTTGATCGTGCACTCCGGTGGTCCGACGGAAGTCTCGTTGGCCTGCCCGAGCTGGGCGGCAACACGATTCGTTCCAGTCTTC
- a CDS encoding THUMP-like domain-containing protein, whose product MPYEFDGTDIDYLSSDVGAAALRRIEELPLTKASMLADIAKARGSFGDRAASLVETTSLRRKARSKLSDVGSWLLTDDAVQQATPSVIAERRAERLAGRDVHDVTCSIGTELAALTRTPGLVIGSDLDAVRLRMAALNVPGAAVLRADALTPTSHGTVVLADPGRRSGGKRTYDPAALEPPLPALLESYARRDLVVKCAPGLDFDALEWDGEIELVSLDGGVKEACLWSSGLTDSTVGRRASVLTSDGWNYEITDAEPDDIEAANPGSWIVDPDGAVVRAGLVRHYAAKHGLWQLDPRIAYLTGDSVPMGVNGFRILERIKFSEKTLRQALTSHGCGSVEILVRGIDVDPAVLRPRLKLKGDVALSVIITRIERSGVAFICAAREPGRTHHGA is encoded by the coding sequence ATGCCCTACGAGTTCGACGGCACCGACATCGACTACTTGTCCAGCGATGTCGGTGCCGCTGCACTACGCCGGATCGAAGAACTGCCCCTGACGAAGGCCTCGATGCTCGCCGACATTGCGAAGGCGCGAGGGTCGTTCGGAGACCGCGCAGCCTCGTTGGTGGAGACCACAAGCCTCCGGCGAAAGGCACGGAGCAAGCTGTCGGATGTGGGCAGTTGGCTGCTGACCGACGATGCTGTCCAGCAGGCGACGCCGTCGGTCATCGCTGAGCGTCGGGCAGAGCGTCTGGCGGGACGCGACGTGCACGACGTCACGTGCTCCATCGGTACCGAACTCGCGGCTCTGACGAGAACGCCGGGTCTGGTGATCGGCAGCGATCTGGACGCTGTGCGACTGCGGATGGCGGCACTCAACGTTCCCGGCGCAGCCGTGCTGCGCGCCGACGCACTCACACCGACCTCTCACGGGACAGTCGTGCTCGCCGACCCAGGACGACGTTCGGGAGGCAAACGAACCTACGACCCGGCGGCGCTCGAGCCACCGCTGCCCGCGCTGCTCGAGAGTTACGCGCGCAGGGATCTCGTCGTGAAATGTGCTCCAGGCCTCGACTTCGACGCGCTGGAGTGGGACGGCGAGATCGAATTGGTGTCCTTGGACGGCGGCGTCAAGGAAGCGTGCCTGTGGTCGTCGGGTCTCACCGATTCCACAGTCGGTCGGCGTGCATCGGTGTTGACGTCGGACGGATGGAACTACGAGATCACCGACGCAGAGCCCGACGACATCGAAGCCGCGAATCCGGGTTCGTGGATCGTCGATCCCGACGGTGCCGTGGTGCGCGCCGGGCTGGTGCGCCACTACGCGGCCAAGCACGGGTTGTGGCAGTTGGATCCTCGAATCGCCTACCTGACGGGAGACTCCGTGCCCATGGGAGTCAACGGATTCAGGATTCTCGAGAGAATCAAATTTTCGGAGAAGACGCTGCGCCAAGCGTTGACGAGCCACGGGTGTGGATCCGTGGAGATCCTGGTGCGGGGGATCGATGTCGATCCGGCTGTACTCCGACCGCGCCTGAAGTTGAAGGGCGATGTTGCACTGTCGGTGATCATCACCCGCATCGAGAGATCAGGCGTGGCCTTCATCTGTGCGGCACGAGAACCGGGCCGAACGCATCACGGTGCGTAG
- a CDS encoding methyltransferase domain-containing protein gives MTASPHDGNSDATLHVVPDAPSDPAPNPHATAEQVEAARSDTKLAQVLYHDWEAETYDDKWSISYDERCIDYARGRFDQAVSGQPSAQDALPHGRALELGCGTGFFLLNLMQAGVADKGSVTDLSPGMVKVALRNAEHLNLDVDGRVADAETIPYEDNTFDLVVGHAVLHHIPDVEQSLREVLRVLKPGGRFVFAGEPTTVGNFYARWLGRLTWEATTRATKLPFLASWRKPQEELDESSRAAALEAVVDLHTFDPTDLENIARSAGAVQVQAQTEEFAAALLGWPVRTFEAAVPAEKLGWNWARFAFGGWKTLSWVDENVLEHVVPRSFFYNVMITGVKSD, from the coding sequence ATGACTGCAAGCCCGCACGACGGTAACTCCGACGCCACCCTGCACGTGGTTCCGGACGCTCCGAGCGACCCCGCGCCCAATCCGCACGCCACCGCCGAGCAGGTCGAGGCCGCGCGCAGTGACACCAAGCTTGCTCAGGTGCTCTATCACGACTGGGAAGCGGAGACGTACGACGACAAGTGGTCGATCTCGTACGACGAGCGTTGCATCGACTACGCGCGTGGTCGCTTCGACCAGGCAGTCAGCGGACAACCGAGCGCACAGGACGCACTTCCGCATGGGCGCGCACTGGAGTTGGGTTGCGGAACCGGCTTCTTCCTTCTCAATCTCATGCAGGCCGGGGTTGCCGACAAGGGGTCGGTGACGGATTTGTCACCCGGCATGGTCAAGGTCGCGCTTCGCAACGCCGAGCACCTGAATTTGGATGTAGATGGACGGGTCGCGGACGCCGAAACCATCCCGTACGAGGACAACACATTCGACCTGGTTGTCGGGCATGCGGTGCTGCACCACATTCCCGACGTGGAGCAGTCACTGCGTGAAGTGCTCCGAGTGCTCAAGCCCGGCGGACGATTCGTGTTCGCCGGTGAGCCCACCACGGTAGGCAACTTCTATGCGCGGTGGCTCGGGCGACTCACGTGGGAGGCAACGACCAGGGCCACCAAGTTGCCGTTCCTCGCGAGTTGGCGCAAGCCGCAGGAGGAACTCGACGAGTCCTCACGCGCTGCAGCGCTCGAAGCCGTCGTCGACCTGCACACGTTCGATCCGACGGATCTAGAGAACATCGCCCGCAGCGCCGGGGCCGTCCAGGTTCAGGCGCAGACCGAGGAATTTGCAGCTGCGTTGCTCGGCTGGCCGGTACGCACATTCGAGGCGGCGGTTCCGGCCGAGAAGCTCGGCTGGAATTGGGCGCGGTTCGCGTTCGGCGGGTGGAAGACCTTGAGCTGGGTGGACGAGAACGTCCTCGAGCACGTGGTTCCACGCAGCTTCTTCTACAACGTGATGATCACCGGAGTGAAGTCCGACTGA
- a CDS encoding ABC transporter ATP-binding protein: protein MDNVSEPDPDLLIDFNDVLIRRGGVTLVGPVTWQVELDERWVVLGPNGAGKTSLMRIAAAEVHPTSGTAHVLGEVMGKADIADLKPRIGLSSSALAHRIPADEIVSDLVVSAGYSVLGRWRERYDDMDTERAVEMLESLGAEHLAQRTYGTLSEGERKRVLIARALMTDPELLLLDEPAAGLDLGGREELVARLADLAADPDAPATVLITHHVEEIPPGFSHALLLKEGGVVAKGFVDDVITAENLTEAFSQSITLDRVDGRFFARRTRASGQHRR, encoded by the coding sequence ATGGACAACGTGTCTGAACCGGATCCCGATCTGCTCATCGATTTCAACGACGTTCTCATCAGGCGGGGTGGAGTAACACTCGTCGGCCCGGTGACCTGGCAGGTGGAACTCGACGAACGATGGGTCGTTCTCGGGCCGAACGGCGCGGGCAAGACGTCGTTGATGCGCATCGCCGCGGCCGAAGTTCATCCCACCTCCGGCACAGCGCATGTGCTCGGCGAGGTCATGGGCAAGGCCGACATCGCCGACCTGAAACCTCGGATCGGTCTGTCGTCCTCCGCCCTGGCTCATCGCATTCCTGCCGACGAGATAGTCAGCGATCTGGTCGTCTCGGCGGGGTACAGCGTCCTCGGTCGCTGGCGTGAGCGCTACGACGACATGGACACCGAGCGTGCCGTCGAGATGTTGGAGAGCCTCGGCGCCGAGCACCTGGCCCAGCGGACGTACGGGACTCTGTCCGAAGGTGAGCGAAAGCGCGTACTGATCGCGCGTGCACTCATGACCGATCCCGAGCTGCTCCTCCTCGATGAACCCGCCGCCGGTCTCGACCTCGGTGGACGTGAGGAACTCGTCGCACGTCTGGCCGATCTCGCCGCCGATCCGGATGCGCCGGCAACGGTGCTGATCACGCACCATGTGGAAGAAATCCCACCCGGCTTCAGCCATGCGCTGCTACTGAAGGAAGGCGGCGTGGTCGCCAAGGGTTTCGTCGACGACGTCATCACGGCGGAGAACCTCACCGAGGCGTTCAGTCAGTCCATCACCCTGGACCGTGTCGACGGGCGATTCTTCGCGCGACGCACCAGGGCCTCCGGTCAGCACCGCCGCTGA
- a CDS encoding NUDIX hydrolase, with product MSSTELPPTEAAPVRDASTVILLQNRDDGIEVFLLERVGGMAFAGGMTVFPGGGVDISDADSDLAWAGPPPSWWASKFAVDERKAAALVCAAARETFEECGILLAGRTADTVVTDTEVYDDDRGALERREQTFGEFLTRNGLVLRADLLRPWSNWITPVGEKRRYDTRFFVAVQPEGQFADGATTEAASVGWRSPESALTDWRAGSTVLLPPTWSQLSGLTEFSSVADVLATSPDIAPIQPNLYHVDGEIRVEFPGQDNYYAGSAHPWAGDKDRHR from the coding sequence GTGTCTTCCACCGAGCTCCCGCCCACCGAGGCAGCACCAGTCCGCGATGCCTCGACCGTCATCCTCCTGCAGAACCGCGACGACGGCATCGAGGTCTTTCTGCTGGAGCGGGTCGGTGGCATGGCATTCGCCGGCGGCATGACCGTGTTCCCCGGGGGTGGCGTCGACATCTCCGATGCGGATTCCGATCTTGCCTGGGCCGGCCCCCCGCCGTCCTGGTGGGCGAGCAAATTCGCAGTCGACGAGCGGAAGGCAGCAGCTCTCGTGTGCGCCGCCGCCCGGGAGACGTTCGAGGAGTGCGGAATTCTGCTGGCCGGGCGCACCGCCGATACCGTGGTGACCGATACGGAGGTCTACGATGACGATCGGGGTGCACTCGAGCGGCGTGAGCAGACGTTCGGCGAGTTCCTCACCCGCAATGGACTCGTGCTTCGAGCGGATCTACTGCGTCCGTGGTCGAACTGGATTACACCCGTCGGCGAGAAACGTCGCTACGACACCAGGTTCTTCGTCGCAGTCCAACCGGAGGGCCAGTTCGCCGACGGCGCAACCACGGAGGCTGCATCGGTGGGGTGGCGGTCTCCCGAGTCTGCGCTCACCGACTGGCGTGCGGGCAGCACGGTTCTGCTGCCACCGACGTGGAGTCAGTTGTCCGGGTTGACGGAGTTCTCCTCGGTGGCCGACGTGCTTGCTACATCCCCCGACATCGCCCCGATACAGCCGAATCTCTACCACGTCGACGGCGAAATACGGGTCGAATTTCCCGGCCAGGACAACTACTACGCGGGCAGTGCGCACCCGTGGGCCGGAGACAAGGACCGGCACCGGTAG